A genomic stretch from Xenopus laevis strain J_2021 chromosome 6S, Xenopus_laevis_v10.1, whole genome shotgun sequence includes:
- the LOC108695445 gene encoding protein LRATD2 yields the protein MGNQVEKLTHLSYREVPTVDPTGLDQDEGPRIGVSYIFSADDDEAEDPGGQDSGRQSAVVSPRGRDDVPYDASDELESHVYYRHECIYERSAGQGATYSPERLLDTCQPGDLLEFVGKNQFPHWAVYVGDLQVVHLYRLRISNCFVTDASLGRRGRIVNDRYKFKALSPELVVQNAMEQVGCKDRELSWRNSECFAAWCRYGKREFKIGGEIRIGKQPYQLRIQLSEKKSHTLEFQSLEDLIMERRRNDQIGKVAVLQELSSHLHGDEETRTDSNGNTTAP from the coding sequence ATGGGGAACCAGGTGGAGAAACTGACCCACCTGAGCTACAGAGAAGTCCCCACTGTGGATCCCACCGGTTTAGACCAGGACGAGGGCCCGAGGATCGGAGTCTCCTACATCTTCTCAGCGGACGACGATGAAGCGGAGGATCCCGGGGGGCAGGACTCGGGCAGACAGAGCGCGGTGGTGTCTCCGCGGGGGCGGGACGATGTTCCGTATGACGCGAGTGACGAGCTGGAGAGTCACGTGTATTACCGGCACGAGTGTATCTATGAGAGGAGCGCGGGGCAGGGAGCGACTTACTCCCCGGAGAGGCTGCTGGACACGTGTCAGCCCGGGGACCTGCTGGAGTTCGTGGGGAAGAACCAGTTCCCGCACTGGGCGGTGTATGTGGGGGACCTGCAGGTGGTGCATCTGTATCGGCTCCGCATCAGCAACTGCTTCGTGACCGACGCCAGCCTGGGCCGCAGGGGAAGGATCGTCAACGACCGCTACAAGTTCAAAGCCCTGAGCCCGGAGCTGGTGGTGCAGAACGCGATGGAGCAGGTGGGCTGCAAAGACCGGGAGCTGAGCTGGAGGAACTCCGAGTGCTTCGCCGCCTGGTGCCGCTACGGCAAAAGGGAGTTTAAGATCGGCGGCGAGATCCGCATAGGAAAACAGCCCTACCAGCTCCGCATTCAGCTCTCCGAGAAGAAGAGCCACACGCTAGAGTTCCAGAGCCTCGAGGATCTCATCATGGAGCGGAGACGCAACGACCAGATCGGCAAAGTCGCAGTCCTGCAGGAACTCTCCAGCCACCTCCATGGGGACGAGGAAACCCGGACAGACTCCAATGGCAATACAACTGCACCCTAG